The following nucleotide sequence is from Paenibacillus andongensis.
GATGGCGAAAAAGTTAGCAGTACACTCATTCGTGAATCATTGCAGCAAGGGGACATAGACACCGTCACCAGACTTCTTGGGCGTCCCTATAGTATTAGCGGCATCGTTGTGGATGGAGAGAAGCGTGGGAGAACACTTGGATTTCCTACTGCTAATATCCAATTGGATGAGTCTTATGTTATCCCTACAAATGGTGTTTATGCAATTAAAGCCTCTGTTAAAGGGGAAACCTATAAAGGGGTTATGAATATTGGTGTAAAGCCTACCTTTACAACCGGAGAATTGAAGCCCTCGTTCGAAGCTCATTTAATTGATTTCTCCGAACAAATTTACGGGGAGCATATGAATGTTGAGCTCATTGCTTTCCTTCGACCAGAGCGAAAATTCTCATCTTTAGATGATTTGGTTACTCAAATTAAACTTGACGTCGAAACGGCCAAAAACAAATTAAAACGTTTCAGTTGAAACAAGCATTTACTTCTACTGTGCGATTATGATATACTGAATAACGTTGCCAAAAGGATCTATGCCTTCTGGCATGAACCTTAGCTTGGACATACGCTATCATCGGCGATTTCTAGGCTAGCGGGGATACAATAGAATTTAGGAGATGAACAAACATGGCATTAACTCAAGAGCGTAAAACACAACTGATTCAAACTCACAAGGTACATGATACCGATACGGGTTCACCTGAGGTACAAGTAGCTATCCTTACAGAAAACATTGTCAACCTGACAAATCATCTGCGGACTCACAAGAAAGATCATCATTCCCGCCGCGGTTTGCTCAAAATGGTTGGTCAACGCCGTAAGCTGCTAGCATACGTGAAGAACAAAGATGTGAGCCGTTACAGTGCTTTGATTGAAAAGCTTGGTTTGCGTCGATAAAACCGACAATGAGAAGCAACCTGTTGCTCCTTTGCTGGGCTTGATAAAGCTTTGGCGAAGAAAAGCAACGAGGTTGCTTTTTCTTGTATTTTTAAAACGGAAAAAGAAGGAAATACTAGACATTACGCAGAAATAGTGGATGACTCCAGCGTTAGGCAATTTTTGAGTACATACGGAGCATAATAGTAATGGTTTCAATACCTTACTTTCTGTGCAAATGTTTATCAAACACATATGAATTGAATAGAACAATTCCTTAGGAGGATTTTATGGAGAAAAGGGTACAAATGGAACTTGGCGGCAAACCGTTCATTCTTGAAACGGGTAGGCTGGCCAAACAAGCCAATGCAGCTGTAACTGTACGTTATGGCGATACGGTTGTGCTGTGTACAGTAACTGCTTCAAGCGGACCGAAAGATTTGGATTTCTTTCCGTTAACAGTTAATTATGAAGAAAGATTGTATTCCGTTGGTAAAATTCCTGGTGGTT
It contains:
- the rpsO gene encoding 30S ribosomal protein S15 encodes the protein MALTQERKTQLIQTHKVHDTDTGSPEVQVAILTENIVNLTNHLRTHKKDHHSRRGLLKMVGQRRKLLAYVKNKDVSRYSALIEKLGLRR